Proteins encoded in a region of the Verrucomicrobiia bacterium genome:
- a CDS encoding MBL fold metallo-hydrolase, whose translation MKNYILIAGVVTLISAIVPLLHAASPEFTSIRQLTNREVAFTLAAPAGSARRVEVSTNVSDWSSLVTFSSTGTTLQHTDSAAPFLPERAYRAYAFSGTNVLDGDHLATTNGDVVIRPVNHASFVMQWEGKWIFNDPAVSAASTFPDADLVLISHSHGDHLNLTVLAGVTKTNSIIVIPPSLHSGMGGFQNRTVILPNGATTNVLGIGIEAVPAYNANHSPGTGNGYVLNIGGKRIYISGDTGDQPEIRALENIDVAFLCMNVPFTMTPQQATNSVRAFRPGVVYPYHYRNQNGTTTNAAYFKQILGTDSGIEVRLRNWY comes from the coding sequence ATGAAGAACTACATCCTGATCGCCGGGGTCGTAACTCTCATCAGTGCGATTGTCCCGCTGCTCCACGCGGCGTCGCCTGAATTCACGAGCATTCGGCAGCTCACGAACCGGGAGGTGGCGTTTACGCTGGCTGCTCCCGCTGGGAGCGCGCGCCGGGTTGAGGTGAGCACGAACGTGTCTGACTGGAGTTCGCTCGTGACGTTTTCCTCGACGGGAACGACGCTGCAGCACACGGATTCTGCCGCGCCCTTCCTGCCCGAGCGGGCCTATCGCGCCTATGCGTTTTCGGGAACTAATGTGCTGGATGGGGATCACTTGGCCACCACGAATGGCGACGTTGTCATTCGACCAGTGAACCACGCTTCTTTCGTGATGCAGTGGGAAGGCAAGTGGATCTTCAATGATCCCGCAGTGTCAGCGGCATCAACCTTTCCAGATGCGGACCTCGTGTTGATCAGCCACAGCCACGGCGATCACTTGAACCTCACGGTTCTTGCGGGGGTGACAAAGACAAATTCAATAATTGTTATTCCACCTTCGCTGCACTCAGGAATGGGCGGATTCCAGAATCGCACGGTGATTCTGCCGAATGGCGCGACGACCAATGTGCTCGGGATTGGAATCGAGGCGGTGCCCGCCTACAACGCGAATCACTCGCCGGGGACGGGAAACGGGTATGTCCTGAACATCGGCGGAAAGCGGATCTACATCAGCGGCGACACCGGCGACCAGCCAGAGATCCGCGCTCTCGAGAACATTGACGTCGCCTTTCTCTGCATGAACGTGCCGTTCACGATGACGCCGCAGCAGGCGACGAACTCAGTGCGCGCATTTCGTCCGGGGGTGGTTTATCCCTATCACTATCGAAACCAGAACGGCACCACCACGAACGCAGCGTACTTCAAGCAGATCCTCGGGACAGACTCGGGCATCGAGGTGCGGCTCCGGAATTGGTATTAA
- a CDS encoding dipeptidase — translation MQAALDYLRQNQSRFLDELCDYVRFPSVSAQPKHVPDMMRCAEWVVDRCRAAGMEAELCRTSGHPIVLARTPRSGARRPHFLVYGHYDVQPPEPFELWTTAPFEPRVQGRSLFGRGSSDNKGQNLAHIQAVESFLKTGTEHPCDLTFIIEGEEEIGSKSLAGFLVNRREQLQCDGVVISDTGMPAPDCPALTYALRGIAAFEVTLHGPARDLHSGIFGGTVDNPAMALCQLLAQLRDDQGRVDIPGFYDDVDPLSDYEREQFGRLPFTNDQYKAMLGVPELFGESGFTPFEQRSARPTLEINGLTSGYQGEGSKTIVPSWARAKITTRLVPRQNPDKIIELLRKHLQKICPRTVRIEIEAGHGAEPYLVSPTGPQAQAALRALKSAFGQEPILMREGGSIPIVNDFKKILGAETLLLGLALPDDNAHSPNEKFSLDCFEKGRVMSAHLWRELSSVPL, via the coding sequence ATGCAAGCCGCGCTCGATTATCTCAGGCAGAACCAATCGCGATTTCTGGATGAACTCTGCGACTACGTCCGGTTTCCCAGCGTCTCCGCCCAGCCAAAGCACGTCCCCGACATGATGCGCTGTGCCGAATGGGTGGTGGATCGCTGCCGTGCTGCCGGCATGGAAGCGGAACTTTGCCGAACTTCAGGCCATCCGATTGTGCTCGCACGCACCCCACGGAGCGGCGCCCGGCGTCCGCACTTTCTTGTCTATGGGCACTACGACGTCCAGCCGCCGGAACCGTTTGAACTCTGGACCACGGCGCCTTTCGAACCCCGCGTCCAAGGCCGCTCGCTGTTCGGCCGCGGGTCCAGCGACAACAAGGGCCAGAACCTTGCCCACATTCAGGCCGTGGAATCGTTTCTCAAGACAGGAACGGAACATCCCTGCGACCTTACGTTTATCATCGAAGGCGAAGAGGAGATTGGCAGCAAGAGCCTCGCCGGATTCCTTGTGAATCGCCGTGAGCAACTGCAGTGCGATGGCGTCGTGATTTCGGATACGGGAATGCCCGCGCCCGATTGCCCCGCCCTCACCTACGCCCTGCGCGGCATTGCGGCGTTCGAGGTCACGCTGCATGGACCCGCGCGCGATTTGCATTCCGGAATTTTCGGCGGCACGGTTGACAATCCCGCCATGGCGCTCTGCCAGCTGCTCGCGCAGTTGCGAGACGACCAGGGGCGGGTCGACATTCCGGGGTTCTACGACGACGTCGATCCGCTTTCCGATTATGAACGGGAACAGTTCGGCCGGCTGCCGTTCACGAACGATCAATACAAGGCAATGCTTGGCGTCCCGGAATTGTTCGGCGAATCAGGCTTCACTCCATTCGAACAACGTTCCGCACGACCCACACTGGAGATCAACGGCCTGACCAGCGGATACCAGGGCGAGGGCAGCAAAACCATCGTGCCATCCTGGGCGCGTGCGAAAATCACCACACGTCTCGTCCCTCGGCAAAACCCGGACAAGATTATTGAACTCCTCCGGAAGCACCTCCAAAAAATCTGCCCGCGCACTGTTCGCATCGAGATCGAAGCCGGGCACGGAGCGGAGCCTTACCTCGTTTCTCCGACAGGTCCGCAGGCGCAAGCTGCGTTGCGCGCGCTGAAGTCGGCGTTTGGACAGGAACCCATCCTGATGCGCGAAGGGGGATCAATCCCCATCGTGAATGACTTCAAGAAAATCCTGGGAGCCGAAACGTTGCTGCTCGGGCTGGCGCTGCCCGACGACAACGCGCACTCGCCAAACGAAAAGTTCAGCCTGGATTGTTTTGAGAAAGGCCGCGTGATGTCTGCACACCTGTGGCGGGAGCTGTCGAGCGTGCCGCTCTGA
- a CDS encoding endo-1,4-beta-xylanase codes for MRKLIGKPGCPDRSWRDILAAMQPCFPQRALAIVVLLCFVLILHARAQGPNLLQNPGFEQGTAAWFGFGPVNFTTVASPVNSGGNAARIQNRSDSWNGVAQSLAGMLEPGKQYSVRASVRVVAASPQPVRLTIQRTDGSGTSYHGVASATATPNTWTQLGGSYTHAASGTLTALNLYMEGPEGGVDFYADDFAVEGHDWKAAANDRIESIRKRDVLLHVIDATGKPVSGATVSVAQTRHRFGFGSAINGNISNPQYAAFFRTNFQWAVMENEAKWYANEPSQGSVTYNSANAITNFCHLNGITLRGHTIFWAVDRWVQPWVTNLSNANLLIALTNRLNSAVNHFKGTFVHWDVNNEMLHGDFFGDRLGTWVNSWMFKHAHALDPSVRLFVNDYNVVSANETDAYKQQIQSLLASNAPIHGIGAQGHFGSVINTTTTESRLDSLAELGLPIWITEYDSVNEDEFVRADNLEKLYRIAFSKPSVDGVIMWGFWAGSHWRGSNAAIVNLNWTLNEAGRRYQALLAEWTTRTNGGTLASGEYSFRGFHGNYDVAITVGGQSTLRKIALEPGSGVSAQTIVVNPGNPAPVLHSVNHAPMPGQFSFQVSGNAGGLIQILMSTNLATWTPLTNVLNAHGTISFTHAAAAGPVYFRAKVLD; via the coding sequence ATGAGAAAACTAATCGGCAAACCCGGTTGCCCCGATCGGTCCTGGAGGGATATCCTCGCCGCAATGCAGCCCTGTTTCCCCCAGCGAGCGCTCGCGATTGTTGTGCTCCTCTGTTTCGTGTTGATCCTTCATGCCCGCGCACAGGGCCCAAACCTGCTCCAGAATCCCGGCTTCGAACAAGGCACAGCCGCCTGGTTTGGCTTCGGTCCCGTGAACTTCACCACGGTCGCAAGCCCTGTGAATTCAGGCGGCAACGCTGCCCGGATTCAAAATCGGTCCGACAGCTGGAACGGCGTTGCGCAATCGCTGGCCGGCATGTTGGAACCCGGGAAACAATACAGCGTTCGGGCTTCTGTTCGCGTGGTTGCCGCCAGCCCCCAGCCAGTGAGGCTTACGATCCAACGGACGGACGGAAGCGGCACTTCGTACCATGGCGTTGCCAGCGCCACCGCAACGCCCAACACCTGGACGCAACTTGGCGGCAGTTACACTCATGCTGCCTCCGGAACGCTGACCGCCCTGAACCTTTACATGGAGGGTCCCGAGGGAGGCGTGGACTTTTATGCGGACGATTTCGCGGTGGAAGGGCATGACTGGAAAGCGGCTGCGAACGATCGCATTGAATCGATTCGGAAACGCGACGTGCTTCTGCATGTGATCGATGCCACGGGCAAACCGGTGTCTGGCGCAACGGTGTCGGTGGCGCAGACTCGCCACCGGTTTGGATTCGGTTCGGCGATCAATGGCAACATCTCCAATCCGCAGTATGCCGCATTTTTCCGGACGAACTTTCAATGGGCGGTCATGGAGAACGAGGCGAAATGGTATGCCAACGAACCGTCCCAGGGTTCGGTCACGTATAACTCTGCCAACGCCATCACGAACTTTTGTCACTTGAACGGAATCACGCTGCGCGGACACACCATTTTCTGGGCAGTCGACCGATGGGTTCAGCCCTGGGTGACAAACCTTTCCAACGCAAACCTTCTCATCGCTCTCACCAATCGCTTGAACAGTGCTGTGAATCATTTCAAGGGAACATTTGTGCATTGGGACGTGAACAACGAGATGTTGCACGGGGACTTTTTCGGAGATCGGCTGGGAACCTGGGTTAATTCATGGATGTTCAAGCATGCGCACGCGCTGGATCCCAGCGTTCGGCTCTTCGTGAATGATTACAATGTGGTTTCCGCAAATGAAACCGATGCCTACAAGCAACAGATCCAATCCCTCCTTGCCTCGAACGCCCCGATCCATGGAATCGGAGCGCAGGGACATTTCGGGTCCGTGATCAACACAACGACGACAGAGAGCCGTCTCGACAGCCTGGCGGAACTCGGCCTGCCGATCTGGATCACGGAATATGATTCGGTGAACGAGGACGAATTTGTGCGCGCGGACAACCTGGAGAAGCTTTACCGGATTGCGTTTAGCAAACCATCTGTCGACGGCGTGATCATGTGGGGTTTCTGGGCGGGTTCCCATTGGCGCGGCAGCAATGCGGCCATCGTGAACCTGAACTGGACCTTGAATGAAGCGGGCAGGCGTTATCAAGCGCTGCTCGCCGAATGGACGACACGGACGAATGGGGGGACATTAGCAAGCGGCGAGTATTCGTTTCGCGGTTTTCACGGCAATTATGACGTCGCGATCACGGTTGGAGGGCAATCCACATTGCGAAAAATTGCGCTTGAGCCTGGGAGCGGGGTGAGCGCGCAGACGATTGTGGTGAACCCGGGAAATCCCGCGCCCGTCCTGCATTCCGTCAACCATGCGCCCATGCCGGGACAGTTCTCGTTTCAGGTAAGCGGAAACGCGGGCGGCCTGATTCAGATCCTGATGTCGACGAACCTCGCAACCTGGACGCCCCTGACGAATGTGCTCAACGCTCACGGAACCATTTCATTCACCCACGCAGCCGCGGCTGGGCCGGTTTATTTCCGGGCGAAGGTCCTGGACTAA
- a CDS encoding DUF6807 family protein, which yields MRNPAPEIRGVLTSFAFLLFATMVPHLQAEWERDDKSIAWRQGTNVIWRFSFDPSKGKTFFDPLAIGGTTLTNFKPEDHPWHYGLWFSWKYINKANYWEENRQTGKAEGATRWTAPEIRANPDGSAVIKLEVTCVHPSGRVDLTEQRELEISAPDANGGYSIGWRANFTAGKDGAVLERTPMPGEPDGRVNGGYAGLGLRLAGSPLGFSVVSSSGPVDQFASDRARPRASALACNFTDGSRDVGGIAIFSDPVNAGKEAPWYVVNSKEMRFVCAAILAPAIRTLKPAEEMNLRYRIVIRPQAWTTEALKREDDRRP from the coding sequence ATGAGAAATCCCGCGCCGGAAATTCGTGGTGTCCTCACCAGCTTTGCGTTTCTTCTCTTCGCCACAATGGTCCCGCACCTTCAAGCCGAATGGGAGCGCGATGACAAATCCATCGCGTGGCGGCAAGGAACGAATGTCATCTGGCGCTTTAGCTTTGATCCGTCCAAGGGCAAGACGTTCTTCGATCCGCTCGCGATCGGGGGCACGACATTGACGAACTTCAAGCCTGAAGATCATCCCTGGCATTACGGTTTGTGGTTCTCCTGGAAATACATCAACAAGGCGAACTATTGGGAAGAGAACCGGCAGACCGGAAAGGCGGAAGGTGCAACGCGGTGGACGGCGCCTGAAATTCGAGCCAACCCGGACGGCTCTGCTGTGATCAAACTGGAAGTGACCTGCGTTCATCCAAGTGGACGCGTTGATTTAACCGAGCAGCGCGAACTCGAGATTTCGGCCCCGGACGCGAATGGCGGCTACTCGATCGGCTGGCGCGCGAATTTTACTGCGGGAAAGGATGGCGCCGTGCTCGAACGCACGCCCATGCCGGGCGAACCTGATGGGCGTGTGAATGGCGGGTACGCGGGACTCGGCTTGCGTTTGGCGGGATCGCCACTGGGCTTTTCCGTGGTATCGAGTTCAGGGCCGGTGGATCAGTTCGCAAGCGATCGCGCCCGCCCGAGGGCATCAGCCCTTGCGTGCAACTTCACCGACGGTTCTCGGGACGTCGGCGGAATTGCAATCTTCAGTGATCCGGTCAATGCGGGCAAGGAAGCGCCGTGGTACGTTGTCAATTCAAAGGAAATGCGTTTCGTGTGCGCGGCAATATTGGCGCCTGCAATTCGAACGTTGAAACCTGCCGAGGAAATGAATCTGCGCTATCGCATCGTGATTCGTCCGCAGGCGTGGACGACGGAAGCACTGAAGCGCGAAGACGACCGCCGCCCGTAG
- a CDS encoding 2-oxoacid:acceptor oxidoreductase family protein — protein sequence MNQPSSTPSATHHTPQAAPAAAPRYPGVRVTCNGNQLVAQYVETRITQGGIFYPITPSTEGGEIYQGSYAQGELNVWGEAKIAVETEGEHAAQGGATAFAVSGKRAVNFTSGQGIVYAMEQYYHAPGKLSTMVLEVGARALTKHALNVHCGHDDFYAALDTGWTMLVAKDAQQAADQAIVLRKVCELSLNPGMNIQDGMLTTHSERTYFAPEAELLREFLGAAGDVIDCPTPAQRELFGPKRRRVPEMMDLKNPLLLGPVQNQEHHMNGVIARRNNFNEHILPMLEAALEEFGNLTGRRYGLLHQYRCEDADTVFVSLGCAADNIEAACDYLRDQRNAKVGSIHVNVIRPFPEAAIVNALRGKKNVIVLERTDEGLSGDNPLAREIRVALGKANEHYRAMPASEASPNAVVNPGSNASARVSALSPEETPRMFRGSYGIGSRDFRPEHSLGAYEFAIGQTRRKDGRGPADGETYFTVGIDHPYSVISKDTPSLLPDKSIAVRFHSIGGWGMITTGKNLGEIIGEFGDLISHQNPEYEADGRLKEKLFIMANPKYGSEKKGAPTNYYLTVAPQRIKVNCELNHVDVVLCCDPKAFTHTNPLEGIKKGGCIVWESSDTPETAWQRIPAHHRRFVVENNIRVYILPGFEIARKATSKGELQLRMQGNSFLGAFFRVSPFLKINGISDEAYLATVKKQYQKKFGRFGEDVVASNMTVMEQGFSRVQEIKYGEAADPDRSSMRNPPLKPVAGDTPIIPTAGCGTACGSGVPTPAQQTPRYAFQSLSKFDSEYRSGLGYHQPAGALASLGVMGAGTGATQSKYVARRETPVYIAENCTQCMECITACPDTALPNMAQDVSTVLRTAAHYYVTDPTDRQKLTAELKGVEERARVKMNEAVKTRAKLPFKDIIRDEINALATVRDVAKAEFTGIIDLLPLAYSNVPAIFRSVEQKTPGAGGLFSIFVSDLCKGCGECVQVCGDHDALRMTTETEDLNSHLTTAQIFSRLLPDTPQKYLGLYQDNDAASSREAALRNHLMVRRNYEALVSGDGACAGCGEKSVLRALASVTEAYMRPMYHRKADRLRGKATRLENEGVAKLQALKLRDEKEYQLFRRAVLHIIHGLGGENEADTARRIAAYETANGAVTDAQLVSAISAVMRQDAFNHRDLQAVDGRNANGMSVMFMGASTGCNTVYGSTPPSNPHPYPWMNSLFQDGATISWLLGESLILNHARRSVVPERLTDALLDSTDDVMTEAGYFTLTHLDDALMTDQEIRELPKVWVVGGDGALGDIGFQNVSKVILQNRPNVKMLMLDTQVYSNTGGQNSDSSTMLGGYDMNQFGVASQGKLIEKKNVAEAFTSGHGSPFVAQVSMANAAKLYRAMLDGLEYRGTAFFQAYTTCQPEHGVADNMSADQAKLVRDARGMPEFVFNPRRGETSQEAFDLKGNPSTDRDWWRTKYASTGEEYNYTVAHWALTEGRFRKHVKAIKEEDISEMIHFDDMLVFITQDDVINRRVFNSAHRSYVPNFGVYIKAEIGGKMKYFAVSRQMVLFAVERRKAWRMLQSKAGVVNKDYLAQKALIAKLDKGELQLAELQAKTRELFAAERAVLN from the coding sequence ATGAATCAGCCATCCTCCACACCCTCCGCCACCCACCACACACCGCAGGCAGCGCCAGCCGCCGCACCTCGCTATCCCGGCGTCCGTGTCACGTGCAACGGGAACCAGCTGGTCGCGCAATATGTTGAAACGCGGATTACCCAGGGCGGCATTTTTTATCCGATCACGCCATCCACGGAAGGAGGCGAGATTTACCAGGGTTCGTACGCGCAGGGGGAACTTAATGTCTGGGGAGAGGCGAAGATCGCAGTGGAAACCGAGGGCGAGCACGCCGCGCAGGGCGGGGCGACCGCCTTCGCTGTGAGCGGCAAGCGGGCCGTGAACTTCACGTCGGGGCAGGGGATCGTCTACGCGATGGAGCAGTATTACCACGCGCCCGGCAAACTCTCCACCATGGTGCTGGAGGTCGGCGCGCGCGCGTTGACCAAGCACGCTCTGAACGTGCACTGCGGGCACGATGACTTCTATGCCGCTCTCGATACAGGCTGGACCATGCTGGTTGCCAAGGACGCGCAGCAGGCGGCCGATCAGGCCATCGTCCTGCGCAAGGTGTGCGAGCTGTCGCTGAACCCAGGAATGAACATCCAGGACGGCATGCTGACGACGCATTCCGAACGCACCTATTTCGCGCCCGAGGCTGAATTGCTTCGCGAGTTTCTTGGGGCGGCGGGGGACGTCATCGATTGCCCAACGCCGGCGCAGCGAGAATTGTTTGGGCCCAAGCGGCGGCGCGTGCCCGAGATGATGGACCTGAAAAACCCGCTCCTGCTCGGGCCCGTCCAGAATCAGGAGCATCACATGAACGGCGTGATTGCCCGCCGGAACAATTTCAACGAACACATCCTGCCGATGCTCGAGGCGGCTCTCGAGGAGTTTGGGAACCTGACGGGCCGCCGCTACGGCCTGTTGCATCAATACCGATGCGAGGATGCGGACACCGTATTTGTCTCGCTGGGCTGCGCGGCCGACAACATCGAGGCTGCCTGCGATTACCTGCGCGACCAGCGGAATGCGAAAGTGGGTTCGATTCACGTCAACGTGATCCGTCCATTTCCCGAGGCGGCGATCGTCAATGCGCTGCGCGGCAAAAAGAACGTCATCGTGCTGGAGCGCACGGACGAGGGGTTGTCGGGTGACAATCCGCTGGCGCGGGAAATTCGCGTGGCGCTCGGCAAGGCGAATGAACACTACCGCGCAATGCCAGCCTCCGAGGCAAGTCCCAATGCGGTTGTGAATCCAGGATCCAACGCTTCGGCGCGCGTGTCCGCACTTTCGCCTGAGGAGACGCCTCGCATGTTCCGCGGTTCCTATGGAATCGGCTCGCGCGATTTCCGTCCCGAGCATTCGCTGGGCGCCTATGAATTCGCGATCGGGCAGACGCGGCGCAAGGACGGGAGAGGGCCTGCCGACGGCGAGACCTACTTCACGGTCGGCATTGATCATCCTTATTCCGTCATTTCGAAGGACACGCCGTCGTTGCTGCCGGACAAGTCGATTGCGGTGCGCTTCCATTCCATCGGCGGATGGGGAATGATCACAACGGGCAAGAACCTCGGGGAGATTATTGGCGAATTCGGCGACCTGATTTCCCATCAGAATCCCGAGTATGAAGCGGATGGGCGGCTGAAGGAGAAGCTGTTCATCATGGCCAATCCGAAATACGGATCCGAGAAGAAGGGCGCGCCGACGAACTATTACCTGACCGTGGCGCCGCAGCGCATCAAGGTGAACTGCGAATTGAACCACGTGGATGTCGTGCTCTGCTGCGATCCGAAGGCGTTCACGCATACCAATCCGCTGGAAGGAATCAAGAAGGGCGGCTGCATCGTGTGGGAATCGAGCGACACGCCCGAGACGGCGTGGCAGCGCATCCCGGCGCATCACCGCCGATTCGTTGTGGAAAACAACATCCGCGTTTACATCCTTCCCGGATTTGAAATTGCGCGAAAGGCGACGAGCAAGGGCGAACTGCAGTTGCGCATGCAGGGCAATTCGTTCCTGGGCGCGTTCTTCCGGGTATCGCCGTTCCTGAAGATCAACGGCATTTCTGACGAGGCGTATCTCGCCACGGTGAAGAAGCAGTATCAAAAGAAGTTTGGCCGTTTCGGCGAGGACGTGGTGGCTTCGAACATGACCGTGATGGAGCAGGGCTTCTCGCGCGTGCAGGAGATCAAGTATGGCGAAGCTGCGGACCCGGATCGTTCTTCGATGCGCAATCCGCCGCTGAAGCCTGTGGCGGGGGACACGCCCATCATTCCGACGGCGGGCTGCGGCACTGCGTGCGGAAGCGGGGTTCCCACTCCTGCGCAGCAAACGCCCCGCTACGCGTTTCAATCATTGTCCAAGTTCGATTCCGAATATCGCAGCGGCCTTGGGTATCACCAACCCGCGGGCGCGCTGGCATCGCTCGGTGTCATGGGCGCGGGCACGGGTGCGACGCAATCGAAGTATGTCGCGCGCCGCGAAACGCCGGTTTACATCGCGGAAAATTGCACGCAATGCATGGAATGCATCACGGCATGTCCCGACACTGCGCTGCCGAACATGGCGCAGGACGTCAGCACGGTGCTGCGCACCGCGGCGCATTACTATGTGACTGATCCCACGGACCGGCAGAAGCTGACGGCGGAGTTGAAAGGCGTGGAGGAGCGGGCGCGCGTGAAGATGAATGAAGCGGTCAAGACCCGCGCCAAGCTGCCGTTCAAGGACATCATCCGCGACGAAATCAATGCGCTTGCCACGGTTCGCGATGTGGCGAAGGCGGAGTTCACGGGCATCATCGACCTTTTGCCGCTGGCCTATTCCAACGTGCCCGCGATTTTCCGTTCCGTTGAGCAGAAGACGCCTGGCGCGGGCGGTTTGTTTTCGATCTTTGTTTCCGATCTTTGCAAGGGTTGTGGCGAATGCGTGCAGGTCTGCGGCGACCATGATGCCTTGCGCATGACGACCGAAACGGAGGATCTCAATTCGCACCTGACGACTGCGCAAATCTTTTCGCGGCTGTTGCCGGACACGCCCCAGAAATATCTGGGCCTTTACCAGGACAACGACGCAGCCAGTTCGCGGGAGGCAGCGTTGCGGAATCACCTGATGGTGCGGCGCAATTACGAGGCGCTCGTTTCAGGAGACGGCGCGTGCGCGGGTTGCGGGGAAAAGAGCGTGCTGCGCGCGCTGGCTTCCGTGACCGAGGCGTATATGCGCCCGATGTATCACAGAAAAGCCGACCGCTTGCGCGGCAAGGCAACGCGGCTTGAGAACGAAGGCGTGGCAAAGCTGCAGGCGTTGAAACTGCGCGATGAAAAGGAATATCAACTCTTCCGCCGCGCGGTCCTGCACATCATTCATGGGCTGGGCGGAGAGAACGAAGCCGACACAGCCCGCAGGATTGCTGCGTATGAGACTGCCAATGGTGCAGTGACCGACGCGCAGTTGGTCTCGGCAATTTCCGCCGTGATGCGCCAGGATGCATTCAATCATCGCGACCTGCAGGCGGTGGACGGCCGCAACGCGAACGGCATGAGCGTCATGTTCATGGGCGCAAGCACGGGATGTAACACCGTTTACGGCTCCACGCCGCCGTCCAATCCTCATCCGTATCCCTGGATGAACTCGCTGTTCCAGGACGGCGCCACGATCAGCTGGCTTTTGGGCGAATCGCTGATCCTGAACCACGCGCGCAGGTCGGTTGTCCCTGAGCGCCTGACCGACGCGCTGCTCGACTCAACGGACGACGTCATGACCGAGGCGGGTTATTTCACGCTTACGCACCTGGACGACGCATTGATGACGGACCAGGAAATTCGCGAACTGCCGAAGGTTTGGGTCGTAGGCGGTGACGGCGCGCTGGGCGACATTGGATTCCAGAACGTTTCCAAGGTCATCCTGCAGAATCGTCCGAACGTGAAGATGCTGATGCTCGACACGCAGGTTTATTCGAACACGGGCGGACAGAATTCGGATTCGTCCACGATGCTTGGCGGCTATGACATGAACCAGTTTGGCGTGGCGTCGCAGGGCAAGTTGATCGAGAAGAAGAACGTTGCTGAAGCATTTACCAGCGGGCACGGCTCCCCATTCGTTGCGCAGGTCTCGATGGCGAATGCAGCAAAGCTGTATCGGGCGATGCTCGACGGCCTGGAGTATCGGGGCACTGCGTTTTTCCAAGCCTACACGACCTGCCAGCCCGAGCATGGCGTTGCGGACAACATGAGCGCAGACCAGGCGAAGCTGGTGCGCGATGCGCGCGGCATGCCGGAATTCGTGTTCAACCCGCGGCGCGGCGAGACGTCGCAGGAAGCGTTCGATCTCAAGGGTAATCCTTCCACGGATCGCGACTGGTGGCGGACGAAATATGCGAGCACGGGCGAGGAATACAATTACACGGTCGCGCACTGGGCGCTGACGGAAGGGCGCTTCCGCAAACACGTGAAAGCGATCAAGGAGGAGGACATCTCCGAGATGATCCACTTTGACGACATGCTTGTGTTCATCACGCAGGACGACGTCATCAACCGCCGCGTGTTCAACTCGGCGCATCGCAGTTACGTCCCGAACTTCGGCGTTTACATCAAGGCTGAGATTGGCGGCAAGATGAAGTACTTCGCCGTGTCGCGGCAGATGGTGTTGTTTGCGGTGGAACGGCGGAAAGCCTGGCGCATGCTGCAGAGCAAGGCGGGGGTTGTGAACAAGGATTACCTCGCCCAGAAGGCGTTGATCGCGAAGCTCGACAAAGGCGAGCTGCAACTGGCGGAACTTCAGGCGAAGACGCGCGAGTTGTTTGCCGCAGAGCGGGCCGTGCTGAACTGA